A stretch of the Equus quagga isolate Etosha38 chromosome 9, UCLA_HA_Equagga_1.0, whole genome shotgun sequence genome encodes the following:
- the GDF15 gene encoding growth/differentiation factor 15, producing MRDFPMLLLSWLLLWLPPGGALPLTQDHSPAFLGPSGGHSSLDVSRFRELRKRYEHLQARLLLNQTQEDWNADPIPVDHVRILTPKLRLGPDGHLRLHALRADLTEGLPAGSRLRQALLRLSPQAPGSWDLTRQLQRQLRLGGPAAPALSLRLPRRGGPSPEARRAAQPRLELRWRPPAARGRRGAHAHARDECPLGEGRCCRLLSLRASIEDLGWADWVVAPRELDVRMCVGACPGRFRSASRHAEAQARLHGLKPAAAPAPCCVPAGYAPVVLLHRAADGRVALTPFDDLVAAGCHCQ from the exons ATGCGCGACTTTCCGATGCTGCTCCTGTCGTGGCTGCTCTTGTGGCTGCCTCCGGGAGGCGCCCTACCTCTCACCCAGGACCACTCCCCGGCCTTCCTGGGACCCTCAGGCGGGCACTCCAGTCTCGATGTCTCTAGATTCCGGGAGTTGCGGAAACGCTACGAGCACCTGCAGGCCAGGCTGCTGTTGAACCAGACCCAGGAAGACTGGAACGCCGACCCCATCCCAGTTGATCATGTCCGGATACTCACCCCGAAGC tgCGGCTTGGGCCCGATGGCCACCTGCGCCTGCACGCCCTCCGGGCCGACCTGACCGAGGGGCTCCCTGCCGGCTCCCGCCTGCGCCAGGCCCTGCTCCGGTTGTCCCCGCAGGCGCCAGGCTCGTGGGACCTGACGCGGCAGCTGCAGCGCCAGCTCCGCCTCGGCGGCCCCGCGGCTCCCGCGCTCAGCCTGCGCCTGCCGCGGCGAGGGGGCCCGTCGCCCGAGGCGCGGCGCGCGGCACAGCCCCGGCTCGAGCTGCGCTGGCGGCCCCCCGCCGCCAGGGGGCGCCGCGGCGCGCATGCGCACGCCCGGGACGAGTGCCCGCTCGGGGAGGGGCGCTGCTGCCGCCTGCTGAGCCTGCGCGCGTCGATCGAAGACCTGGGCTGGGCCGACTGGGTGGTGGCGCCGCGCGAGCTGGACGTGCGCATGTGCGTCGGCGCCTGCCCGGGCCGGTTCCGGTCGGCGAGCAGGCACGCGGAGGCACAGGCGCGGCTGCACGGCCTGAAGCCCGCCGCCGCGCCTGCGCCGTGCTGCGTGCCCGCCGGCTACGCGCCCGTGGTGCTGCTGCACCGGGCCGCCGACGGCCGCGTGGCGCTCACGCCCTTCGACGACCTCGTGGCCGCCGGCTGCCACTGCCAGTGA